A genomic window from Spiroplasma helicoides includes:
- a CDS encoding alpha-ketoacid dehydrogenase subunit beta — MAGKVLNNVKAVSEALDVAMDKWKEVVVYGEDAGFEGGVFRATEGLQAKYGEERCFDAPISEAMFVGVALGMAMNKMKPVVEIQFEGLGWASLQNILGHMGRMRNRTRGKLPTPVVIRMPMGGGIRALELHSEAMEAIYAHTPGIKVVCPSTPYDTKGLILAAIESPDPVIVFEPTKLYRAFKQEVPDGFYTVPIGEAFKIQEGNDLTVVTYGAQTVDCQKAIEQLESKNPDITIELIDLRTLKPWDKKMVFESVKKTGRLLVVHEAIRSFSISSEIIASVNEECFEYLKAPLSRCTGYDIVIPFDSGEGYHQPNPTKILVKMEELLSYKF; from the coding sequence ATGGCAGGTAAAGTTTTAAATAATGTTAAAGCAGTATCTGAAGCACTAGATGTTGCAATGGATAAATGAAAAGAAGTTGTAGTATATGGAGAAGATGCTGGATTTGAAGGTGGAGTTTTTAGAGCCACTGAAGGTTTACAAGCGAAATATGGAGAAGAAAGATGTTTTGATGCTCCAATTAGTGAAGCTATGTTTGTTGGAGTAGCACTAGGAATGGCTATGAACAAAATGAAACCAGTTGTTGAAATTCAATTTGAAGGACTAGGTTGAGCATCACTTCAAAATATCCTTGGACATATGGGAAGAATGAGAAATAGAACAAGAGGTAAATTACCTACTCCTGTTGTAATTAGAATGCCTATGGGTGGAGGAATTAGAGCTTTAGAATTACACTCTGAAGCAATGGAAGCTATTTATGCTCACACACCAGGTATTAAAGTTGTTTGTCCATCGACTCCTTATGATACAAAAGGTTTAATCTTGGCGGCAATTGAATCACCAGATCCAGTTATTGTTTTTGAACCAACAAAACTATATCGCGCTTTCAAACAAGAAGTACCAGATGGATTTTACACAGTTCCAATTGGAGAAGCATTTAAAATCCAAGAAGGAAATGATTTAACAGTTGTAACATATGGTGCACAAACTGTTGATTGTCAAAAAGCAATAGAACAATTAGAATCTAAAAATCCTGATATAACTATTGAGTTGATTGACTTAAGAACATTAAAACCATGAGATAAAAAAATGGTATTTGAGTCAGTTAAAAAAACTGGAAGATTATTAGTAGTGCACGAAGCCATCAGATCATTCTCAATATCATCTGAAATAATAGCTTCAGTTAACGAAGAGTGTTTTGAATATCTAAAAGCACCTTTATCAAGATGTACTGGATATGACATTGTAATACCATTTGATTCAGGTGAAGGATATCACCAACCAAACCCTACAAAAATCTTAGTTAAAATGGAAGAGCTATTAAGCTACAAATTTTAA
- the pdhA gene encoding pyruvate dehydrogenase (acetyl-transferring) E1 component subunit alpha has protein sequence MKTKFINVFDPLKNERVEIMDKDGKIINPKLVPDIKDKDLIDAYKLMNLSRRQDDFQNKVQRQGRLLSFLSSTGQEASEVGYTLPLIKGKDWFASGYRNNAAWLTAGMPMRNIMLYWMGNEYGGKAPDGVNSLPPNIIIGSQYTQATGIAFAEKYNKTGGVAVTTTGDGGMSEGETYEAMNFAKLHELPVIFICENNKWAISTPYAKSTKSINIASKGIATGVPSVKVDGNDFLAVYAVAKEAVEFARTGNGPVFIECDTYRLGAHSSSDNPKIYRPEEEFQEALTRDPLIRLKNYLIEKGLWDQKKQDKLDKEQDEFIQKEFEWAEQNKEYPLEDIFDYIYAEKTPDLEEQYQEAKAFFQAHPEAKGGHH, from the coding sequence ATGAAAACAAAGTTTATAAATGTGTTTGATCCATTAAAAAACGAGCGTGTTGAAATTATGGATAAAGATGGAAAAATAATTAATCCAAAATTAGTTCCAGATATTAAAGATAAAGATTTGATTGATGCTTATAAATTGATGAATCTTTCAAGAAGACAAGATGACTTCCAAAATAAAGTGCAAAGACAAGGAAGATTATTGTCATTTTTATCATCTACAGGACAAGAAGCAAGTGAAGTTGGTTATACTTTGCCTTTAATAAAAGGTAAAGATTGATTTGCTTCAGGATATAGAAATAACGCTGCTTGATTAACTGCAGGAATGCCTATGAGAAACATAATGTTATATTGAATGGGAAACGAGTATGGTGGAAAAGCACCTGATGGTGTTAACTCATTGCCACCAAATATTATAATTGGTTCTCAATATACACAAGCAACTGGAATTGCTTTTGCAGAAAAATATAATAAAACAGGAGGTGTTGCTGTAACAACCACTGGTGATGGAGGAATGAGTGAAGGGGAAACTTATGAAGCAATGAACTTCGCAAAACTTCACGAACTACCAGTTATTTTCATTTGTGAAAATAACAAATGAGCTATTTCAACACCATATGCAAAATCAACAAAGTCAATAAATATTGCTTCAAAAGGAATAGCAACAGGTGTTCCATCAGTTAAGGTTGACGGAAATGATTTTCTTGCTGTATATGCAGTTGCTAAAGAAGCTGTCGAATTTGCAAGAACTGGAAATGGACCTGTATTTATAGAATGTGACACCTACAGATTAGGAGCACACTCTTCATCAGATAACCCAAAAATTTATCGTCCAGAAGAAGAATTCCAAGAAGCTTTAACTAGAGATCCTTTAATAAGATTAAAAAATTATTTAATCGAAAAAGGACTTTGAGATCAAAAAAAACAAGATAAACTTGATAAAGAACAAGATGAATTCATTCAAAAAGAATTTGAATGAGCTGAACAAAACAAAGAATATCCATTAGAAGATATTTTTGATTACATTTATGCGGAAAAAACACCAGACCTTGAAGAACAGTATCAAGAAGCTAAGGCATTTTTCCAAGCACACCCAGAAGCTAAAGGAGGACACCACTAA
- a CDS encoding lipoate--protein ligase: MTDCVDPKYNLATEEFLTRSDKFSEPILFLWQNDNTIVVGRNQNTASEINLQTVEQDSVNVIRRNTGGGTVYQDLGNMNFSIIYTDKDNNAVSMFSTMLKPVIDTLNRMGVDAKFSGRNDIVLNDKKISGNAMGKFGDRFLQHGTILFNVNLDKLQKYLTVDKAKILSKNIASIVARVTNINSEVENKIEIKDFWDELIKTYESQSKIENLVISPEDKAQIDKLFKEKYCDPNWTFTKNATFDYVNKTRLEGKGSFEIYMEVQDAIIKGIKIYGDFLGYTGTEQLENKLIGTSYKASEIRKVIESVNIKEIFGENFEVQDILDLLIE; the protein is encoded by the coding sequence ATGACAGATTGTGTAGATCCAAAGTACAATTTGGCCACAGAAGAATTTCTCACTAGAAGTGATAAATTCAGCGAACCAATACTATTTTTATGACAAAACGATAATACAATTGTTGTTGGGAGAAATCAGAACACAGCTTCTGAAATTAATCTACAGACAGTTGAACAAGATAGTGTTAATGTAATTAGAAGAAACACAGGTGGAGGAACAGTATATCAAGATTTGGGTAACATGAACTTTAGTATCATTTACACTGATAAAGATAACAATGCAGTTTCGATGTTTTCAACTATGTTAAAACCAGTAATTGATACTCTAAATAGAATGGGTGTTGATGCTAAATTTTCAGGAAGAAACGATATAGTTTTAAATGATAAAAAAATATCTGGTAATGCAATGGGAAAATTTGGTGACAGATTTTTACAACATGGTACAATTTTATTTAATGTTAATCTAGATAAATTACAAAAATATTTAACTGTTGATAAAGCTAAAATTTTATCAAAAAACATTGCTTCAATAGTTGCTAGAGTAACAAACATCAATTCAGAAGTTGAAAATAAAATTGAAATTAAAGACTTTTGAGATGAACTAATTAAAACTTACGAATCACAAAGTAAAATAGAAAACCTGGTAATATCTCCAGAAGACAAAGCACAAATTGATAAGTTATTTAAAGAAAAATATTGTGACCCTAATTGGACATTTACAAAAAACGCCACATTTGATTATGTAAACAAAACTAGACTTGAAGGTAAAGGAAGTTTTGAAATTTATATGGAAGTTCAAGACGCAATTATTAAAGGCATAAAAATTTATGGAGACTTCCTTGGTTATACAGGGACAGAGCAATTAGAAAATAAACTTATTGGTACTTCTTACAAAGCAAGTGAAATAAGAAAAGTAATAGAGTCAGTTAATATAAAAGAAATCTTCGGAGAAAACTTTGAAGTACAAGATATCTTAGACTTATTAATTGAATAG
- a CDS encoding Cof-type HAD-IIB family hydrolase, which produces MKLQHLSKKRLILVDLDGTVLKSDGQSIHPKTVDVLVKAKNEGHEVCIITGRPHRASMRFYKQLGLSTLLTNFDGAHIHDPKKRRFKRIVLPISEEIVKGIINNEVIKDSIDNLLIESYNKALVQKKDEFIENFFHLDDVEDDDYFISDPYENWEGPATNVCLFLKNNDHKDEVYRQLEKFKHSIKVQSGNVYGNMSNVSVLMITLTNKIANKGFVAEILAQYYNKDVRDVIAFGDQMNDYDMIRKVGYGVAMKNGSNDLKNVAAGITTLTNDEGGVGEYLERLLNGEEV; this is translated from the coding sequence ATGAAACTACAACACTTAAGTAAGAAAAGATTAATTTTAGTTGATTTAGATGGAACTGTTTTAAAATCTGATGGACAAAGTATTCACCCAAAAACAGTTGATGTACTGGTAAAAGCTAAAAACGAAGGGCATGAAGTATGTATTATTACTGGCAGACCTCACCGTGCTTCAATGAGATTTTATAAACAGCTAGGTTTATCAACTCTTTTAACTAACTTTGATGGTGCACACATTCACGACCCCAAAAAAAGAAGGTTTAAAAGAATTGTTTTGCCAATAAGTGAAGAAATTGTAAAAGGTATTATAAATAATGAGGTCATAAAAGATTCAATAGATAATTTGCTTATTGAGTCATATAATAAGGCACTAGTTCAAAAAAAAGATGAGTTTATTGAAAATTTTTTTCACTTAGATGACGTTGAAGATGATGATTACTTTATTTCAGACCCTTATGAAAATTGGGAGGGTCCAGCAACTAACGTTTGTCTATTTTTAAAAAACAATGATCATAAAGATGAAGTTTATCGTCAATTAGAAAAGTTCAAGCATTCAATAAAGGTTCAATCGGGAAATGTTTATGGGAATATGTCAAATGTTTCTGTTCTAATGATTACTTTAACAAATAAAATTGCAAATAAAGGATTTGTTGCAGAGATTTTAGCTCAATATTACAATAAAGATGTTAGAGATGTAATTGCATTTGGAGATCAAATGAATGACTATGATATGATTCGAAAAGTTGGATATGGTGTGGCTATGAAAAATGGAAGTAACGATTTAAAAAACGTTGCTGCTGGGATTACAACTCTTACAAACGATGAAGGTGGAGTTGGAGAATATTTGGAAAGATTGTTAAATGGAGAAGAAGTTTAG
- a CDS encoding peroxiredoxin has protein sequence MTLENKKYTLDTGEQIYLSNLIGSRGLVLFFYPKAFTPGCSREIAEYSKRKDEFISLQYNIVGVSADTVEDQNKFACDLAVDVPLIADVEKDLVNQFNLWGEQTNTKGEKFIGIKRSTFIINSQLEVTDEFDGVDPVGHIQEVLDRIESKINN, from the coding sequence ATGACTTTAGAGAACAAAAAATACACTTTAGATACCGGAGAGCAAATATATTTATCAAATTTAATAGGCTCAAGAGGTTTGGTTTTATTTTTTTATCCCAAAGCATTCACACCAGGTTGTTCTAGAGAAATAGCAGAATACTCAAAAAGAAAAGATGAATTTATATCATTACAATACAATATTGTTGGTGTAAGTGCAGATACAGTCGAAGATCAAAATAAATTTGCTTGTGATTTAGCTGTTGATGTTCCTTTAATTGCCGATGTTGAAAAAGATTTAGTAAATCAATTTAATCTATGAGGAGAACAAACAAACACTAAGGGAGAAAAATTTATTGGTATCAAAAGAAGTACTTTTATAATAAACTCACAATTAGAGGTAACCGATGAATTTGACGGAGTTGATCCTGTTGGTCATATACAAGAGGTTTTAGATAGAATTGAAAGCAAAATTAATAATTAA
- a CDS encoding aminotransferase class V-fold PLP-dependent enzyme, with protein MKKQILFTPGPQANHGEMTRENIFHRSQQSVELLNKTRDILKKIFGSEYVFAVPSSALELMNIFVTSLNKDLLLNKKIAVIWSGYWSDKIIKVLTDNGFIVDEISEDIRSYNEDQLEEYFKTTKYDLFFGLVCETSNGKLYEYETIYKVMKKYNKLLFLDAVSYAIFYRKNNDLNQHADFVLMSSAKNFLSSPGFAFLTMRKNYTDYEIFAKNTYLSLDLYWHYEQESGQLPHTFHTVLLSYIYEDLLFTYMNKKEICQKIDKLKSIVDTQMKEIGFELYNKENWDVNNLSVYVCSDGIDATKLIKYLEQHDICVGSDMAKINSFRLCISYKNTEEEINLLCKLIKDYINN; from the coding sequence ATGAAAAAACAAATTTTATTTACACCTGGACCACAGGCGAATCATGGTGAAATGACAAGAGAAAATATATTTCACAGATCGCAGCAATCTGTTGAACTTTTAAATAAAACTAGAGATATTTTAAAGAAAATATTTGGTTCTGAATATGTTTTTGCTGTACCTTCTTCAGCATTAGAACTTATGAATATATTTGTAACATCTTTAAATAAGGATTTACTTTTGAATAAAAAAATAGCTGTTATTTGATCTGGATATTGGTCTGATAAGATTATAAAAGTTTTGACAGATAATGGATTTATTGTAGATGAGATTAGTGAAGACATTAGAAGTTATAACGAGGATCAACTAGAAGAATATTTTAAAACAACCAAATATGATTTGTTTTTTGGACTGGTATGTGAAACATCAAACGGAAAACTTTATGAATATGAAACTATTTACAAAGTTATGAAAAAATATAATAAACTATTATTTTTAGATGCTGTAAGTTATGCAATATTTTATAGAAAAAACAATGATTTAAATCAACATGCAGATTTTGTTTTAATGTCTTCTGCCAAAAACTTTTTGTCTAGTCCAGGGTTTGCTTTTTTAACAATGAGGAAAAATTATACAGATTATGAGATATTTGCAAAAAACACATATCTTAGTCTAGATTTGTATTGGCATTATGAACAAGAGTCTGGTCAGCTACCCCATACATTTCATACAGTTCTTTTATCATATATTTATGAAGATTTGTTGTTTACATATATGAATAAAAAAGAAATATGTCAAAAAATAGATAAATTAAAAAGTATTGTTGATACACAAATGAAAGAAATAGGGTTTGAGTTATATAACAAAGAAAATTGAGATGTAAATAATTTGAGTGTTTATGTGTGTAGTGATGGAATTGATGCAACTAAGTTAATCAAATATCTAGAGCAACATGATATATGCGTAGGTTCTGATATGGCAAAAATAAATAGCTTTAGACTTTGCATTAGTTATAAAAATACAGAAGAAGAAATAAATCTTTTATGTAAATTGATTAAAGATTACATTAATAATTAA
- the pepF gene encoding oligoendopeptidase F: MKRNKAQDKYKWDFSHLYKNSQEFKNDLILLKNKLSDIENMKGKLNDKNTFLSYLTMQKDVSFMLAKLNQYTHLYDVDQTNAELQELNSLLQSMWQEFEIKTSFVEPEIIEIGEQKLLEFIKNSEFESHTHSIKKVIQKAKHILNEEQEKLLSEVERSRSATAELYDTLSYADKQEKEILINNNKVIVDTTFFRNFMQDSDPINDQENRKLVWDAYFENVNKRKYSFAKIYESILLKQVENYKIRNYQSTLEMSLFNDSVPTEIYEELLRVGKNNIQILKNYYLMIKEKYGLKKFYSTDRELKLTKEFKKTFNVDEAVEIVKDSLSVLGEEYQSNLEIALRDNAIDYYEDTSKRTGAYSSGGFGVQPIILMNWDDKLSSLSTLTHELGHSVHTLLSEKEQPYPLDDYPIILAEVASTFNEHVLFDYLYNKVTDKDEKIYLIQQRIFDIVSTFYRQIQFAEFEYLAHKLVEKDEPLTSDILMELFKKVEMSYGYDIFDDKDREVYHWPYISHFFGSPYYVYKYAIDIVASYKLYDDFKQNGPESILKFLKSGGKKDPLDILKDCGVDFLKEETYTPLIREVENLTTLLKTLI; encoded by the coding sequence ATGAAAAGAAATAAAGCACAAGATAAATATAAATGAGATTTTTCTCATTTATATAAAAATAGTCAAGAATTTAAAAATGATTTAATTTTACTAAAAAACAAGTTAAGTGATATAGAAAATATGAAAGGTAAATTAAACGATAAAAATACATTTTTAAGTTATTTAACTATGCAAAAAGATGTATCTTTTATGTTGGCAAAACTGAATCAATACACACATTTATATGATGTAGATCAAACAAATGCAGAGTTACAAGAGCTAAATTCATTATTGCAAAGCATGTGACAAGAGTTTGAAATAAAGACTAGTTTTGTTGAACCAGAAATTATTGAAATAGGGGAACAAAAACTTTTAGAATTTATAAAAAACTCAGAGTTCGAATCACACACCCACTCAATAAAAAAGGTTATACAAAAAGCTAAACACATTTTAAATGAAGAGCAAGAAAAATTGTTGAGTGAAGTTGAAAGAAGTAGAAGTGCAACAGCAGAATTATATGACACTCTTTCTTATGCAGATAAACAAGAAAAAGAAATTCTAATCAATAACAATAAAGTGATAGTAGATACAACTTTTTTTAGAAATTTCATGCAAGATTCTGATCCAATCAATGATCAAGAAAATAGAAAACTAGTTTGAGATGCATATTTTGAAAATGTTAATAAAAGAAAGTATAGTTTTGCAAAAATTTATGAAAGCATTTTGCTAAAACAAGTAGAGAACTATAAGATTCGTAATTATCAATCTACTTTAGAGATGTCATTGTTTAATGATAGTGTTCCAACAGAGATTTATGAAGAACTTTTAAGGGTTGGAAAAAATAATATACAAATTTTAAAAAATTACTATTTGATGATAAAAGAAAAGTATGGTTTAAAAAAATTTTATTCAACAGATAGAGAACTGAAATTAACAAAAGAGTTTAAAAAAACTTTTAATGTTGATGAAGCAGTTGAAATAGTAAAAGACTCTTTGAGTGTTTTAGGCGAAGAGTATCAATCTAATCTTGAAATTGCATTAAGGGACAATGCAATTGATTACTACGAAGATACTTCTAAAAGAACTGGAGCTTATTCATCTGGTGGATTTGGTGTACAGCCTATAATTTTGATGAACTGAGATGACAAGTTGAGCTCACTAAGTACATTGACACATGAACTAGGTCATTCTGTTCATACTTTATTATCCGAAAAAGAACAACCATATCCTTTAGATGATTACCCAATTATTCTAGCTGAAGTTGCATCAACCTTTAATGAACACGTTTTATTTGACTATTTATATAACAAAGTAACTGATAAAGATGAAAAAATATATTTAATTCAGCAGAGAATATTTGATATAGTATCAACATTTTACAGACAAATACAATTCGCTGAGTTTGAATATCTTGCACACAAGTTGGTGGAAAAAGATGAACCTTTAACTTCGGATATATTAATGGAGTTATTTAAAAAAGTAGAAATGAGTTATGGTTATGATATCTTTGACGACAAAGATAGAGAAGTTTATCATTGACCATATATTTCACATTTCTTTGGTTCTCCGTATTATGTATACAAATATGCAATCGATATAGTAGCTAGCTACAAATTATATGATGATTTTAAACAAAATGGTCCTGAAAGCATTTTAAAATTTTTAAAATCAGGAGGAAAAAAAGATCCATTAGATATTTTAAAAGACTGTGGTGTAGATTTTTTAAAAGAGGAAACATACACTCCGTTAATTAGAGAAGTTGAAAACTTAACAACTTTATTAAAAACATTAATTTAA
- a CDS encoding M17 family metallopeptidase, which produces MITINKEKQELTLIAFDKEKIDKSYIIKEHGVTSLDGEKGVICFCIDKSQNFQSLNEHLQKFLSGNKYNLNIDLDSFVNLYENKEEVFQLIVECVFFQLHLQYSLKEKTTNNKNIINILFDKKYESVFKNSEIKMEFVNFARDLQDLPPNVGTSVYIAEKIQAKAKNIKNLKVTILDKKEIEKKEMGLLLGVNAGSSVDARVVILEYVGDSSKKRTAYVGKGITFDSGGYNLKGSANLVNMKFDMSGAAIVSSTVMALAKKEAKCNVVSVALLTDNRIGSKATLTSSVLKSMNGKTVEIGNTDAEGRLVLADGLTYAIRELQAERLITIATLTGAIRFALGNWYTGSFTNDMDFYQEFEVSAQKAQEKVWRLPMDEEHLKVMQASKIADITNSVMSGAAGSSTAAAFLNSFAENKSYIHLDIAGTAYADERGHGTMTRTLFELSNK; this is translated from the coding sequence ATGATAACAATAAATAAAGAAAAACAAGAATTAACATTAATAGCTTTCGATAAAGAAAAAATTGATAAAAGTTACATAATAAAAGAGCATGGGGTTACATCTTTGGATGGTGAAAAAGGAGTTATTTGCTTTTGCATTGATAAAAGTCAAAATTTTCAATCATTAAATGAACATTTACAAAAATTTCTATCTGGAAATAAATATAATCTAAATATAGATTTAGATTCTTTTGTTAACTTATATGAAAACAAAGAAGAAGTATTTCAGTTAATTGTTGAGTGTGTCTTTTTTCAATTACATTTACAATACTCATTAAAAGAAAAAACAACAAATAATAAAAACATCATAAATATTTTATTTGATAAGAAGTACGAGTCAGTTTTTAAAAATTCAGAAATTAAAATGGAATTTGTAAACTTTGCAAGAGATTTACAAGATTTACCACCAAATGTAGGAACATCAGTTTATATTGCTGAGAAAATTCAAGCAAAAGCAAAAAACATAAAAAACCTGAAAGTTACAATTTTAGATAAAAAAGAAATTGAAAAAAAAGAAATGGGTTTACTTCTTGGTGTAAACGCTGGTTCATCGGTTGATGCAAGAGTAGTTATACTAGAATATGTGGGTGACTCTAGTAAAAAAAGAACCGCTTATGTTGGTAAAGGAATTACCTTTGACTCAGGTGGATATAACTTAAAAGGATCTGCTAATTTAGTTAATATGAAATTTGATATGTCTGGAGCGGCAATTGTTAGCTCAACAGTAATGGCGCTTGCAAAAAAAGAAGCAAAATGTAACGTTGTTTCAGTTGCATTACTTACAGATAATAGAATTGGTTCTAAGGCAACATTAACATCATCAGTTTTAAAATCTATGAATGGTAAAACTGTGGAAATTGGTAACACTGATGCAGAGGGTAGATTGGTTTTAGCAGATGGTTTAACATATGCAATCAGAGAATTACAAGCTGAAAGATTGATAACAATAGCAACACTTACAGGAGCAATAAGATTTGCTTTGGGAAATTGGTACACAGGTTCATTTACAAATGATATGGATTTTTATCAAGAGTTTGAAGTTAGTGCACAAAAAGCACAAGAAAAAGTTTGAAGATTGCCAATGGACGAAGAACACTTGAAAGTTATGCAAGCATCTAAAATTGCTGATATAACTAATTCTGTGATGAGTGGAGCTGCTGGTTCATCTACTGCTGCAGCATTCTTAAACTCATTTGCTGAAAACAAATCTTATATCCATCTTGACATTGCAGGGACTGCCTACGCTGATGAAAGAGGTCATGGCACAATGACAAGAACATTATTTGAATTATCAAATAAATAA
- a CDS encoding M17 family metallopeptidase — MAHNKKFDVTLKAVTKESKVNSIVILEPGATTLISEEKTLYHCVDPKEAICKSAKGFASAVANAKYDLNVDLDSVVSLYDDKDSAFQVYVEAIMFAKHCSYVLKGEVKENDSCKKYELMFDEKYQSVLETSQIKMEHVNFARDLQDMPPNVATSVEVANLIEKKAKEIKEIKVTVLGKKEAEQHGMGLFLSVNAGSHVDPRVVILEYVTDPSLPRTVLVGKGITFDSGGYNLKPSTSLIGMKFDMSGSAIVSSTVIALAKAKAKCNVVSVAMLTDNRIGGHATLTESVVKSMNGKTVEIGNTDAEGRLVLADGMTYAVRNLKADRLMTVATLTGAMIFSLGRWFTGSFTNDETFHSEFMDASKKAHEPLWQLPLTKDHLEVMKCSKIADLSNLGSIREAGSSTAAAFLNVFAEEKPYIHLDIALTADSDNRGNAPMLKSMFELLKK; from the coding sequence ATGGCACATAATAAAAAATTTGATGTTACATTAAAAGCTGTAACAAAAGAAAGTAAAGTAAATTCAATTGTAATTTTAGAACCAGGAGCTACAACATTAATTTCAGAAGAAAAAACTTTATATCACTGTGTAGATCCAAAAGAAGCAATTTGTAAATCAGCAAAAGGTTTTGCAAGTGCAGTTGCAAATGCAAAATATGACTTGAATGTTGATTTAGATTCAGTAGTATCTTTATATGATGATAAAGATTCTGCATTTCAAGTTTATGTAGAGGCAATAATGTTTGCAAAACATTGTTCATATGTTTTAAAAGGTGAAGTCAAAGAAAATGACTCATGTAAAAAATATGAGTTAATGTTTGATGAAAAATATCAATCAGTTTTAGAAACGTCACAAATTAAAATGGAGCATGTAAATTTTGCAAGAGACTTACAAGATATGCCACCAAACGTCGCAACTTCTGTTGAAGTAGCAAACTTAATTGAAAAAAAAGCAAAAGAAATAAAAGAAATAAAAGTTACAGTTCTTGGTAAAAAAGAAGCTGAACAACATGGTATGGGATTATTCTTATCTGTAAATGCTGGGTCTCATGTTGATCCAAGAGTTGTTATTTTAGAATATGTTACTGACCCATCTCTTCCAAGAACTGTTTTAGTTGGAAAAGGAATAACATTTGACTCAGGGGGATATAACTTAAAACCTTCTACATCATTAATTGGTATGAAGTTTGATATGTCAGGGTCAGCTATAGTTTCATCAACTGTTATAGCACTAGCAAAAGCAAAAGCAAAATGCAATGTTGTTTCAGTTGCTATGTTGACAGATAACAGAATTGGTGGTCATGCTACTTTAACTGAATCTGTTGTAAAATCTATGAATGGTAAAACTGTGGAAATTGGTAACACTGATGCAGAGGGTAGACTGGTTTTAGCAGATGGAATGACTTATGCGGTTAGAAATCTAAAAGCAGATAGATTAATGACAGTGGCAACACTTACAGGAGCAATGATTTTTTCATTAGGAAGATGATTCACAGGGTCATTCACTAACGATGAAACTTTCCATAGTGAATTTATGGATGCATCTAAAAAAGCGCACGAACCTTTATGACAACTTCCACTAACAAAAGATCATTTAGAAGTTATGAAATGCTCTAAAATTGCTGATCTTTCAAATTTAGGAAGCATCAGAGAAGCTGGTTCATCTACTGCAGCAGCTTTCTTAAATGTTTTTGCAGAAGAAAAACCATACATTCATTTAGATATAGCATTGACTGCGGATTCAGATAACAGAGGAAATGCACCAATGTTGAAATCAATGTTTGAATTACTTAAAAAATAA